From the Candidatus Neomarinimicrobiota bacterium genome, one window contains:
- a CDS encoding GxxExxY protein yields the protein MTKEEINKLSESVIGCAIEVHRRLGPGLLESVYEKALCIELKREDIAFEKQKTLHVTYRGEPVGDFRVDVLVDESIVLELKSVERHDPVFEAQILSYLKLGDYRLGLLINFNSTLLKNGIKRFVNNL from the coding sequence ATGACTAAAGAAGAAATCAATAAACTTTCTGAAAGTGTCATTGGCTGTGCGATTGAAGTCCATCGGCGACTTGGTCCCGGTCTTTTGGAAAGCGTCTATGAGAAAGCTCTTTGCATTGAACTTAAACGGGAAGATATCGCATTCGAAAAACAAAAAACATTACATGTAACTTATCGCGGAGAACCGGTTGGGGATTTCAGGGTTGATGTTTTAGTTGATGAATCAATCGTTTTGGAGTTAAAAAGCGTAGAAAGACATGATCCGGTCTTTGAAGCTCAAATTTTATCTTACTTAAAATTGGGTGATTATCGTTTAGGCTTATTAATAAATTTCAATTCAACATTATTAAAAAACGGGATTAAACGCTTTGTTAATAATCTATAG